In one Neobacillus sp. CF12 genomic region, the following are encoded:
- a CDS encoding IS110 family transposase, which yields MDVIIERACGLDVHKDNITACIMTSQGKEVQTFSTKTVFLLKLLDWIKENNCTHVAMESTSVYWKPIVNLLESEGIEFLVVNAQHMKALPGRKTDVKDAEWIAQLLRHGLLKASFIPDRNQRELRELVRYRRSIIEERARQHNRIQKVLEGANIKLGSVVSDIMGVSSKDMLRAIADGEDNPEKLANFARRTMKRKKEELELALQGYVNPHQRLMLKTILTHIDFLSEQIEILDQEIAKRVSSYQEDIERLDSIPGIATRMAEQILAEIGTDVGNQFPTAAHLCSWAALVPGHNESAGKRKSSKSKKGNKYLRSALTEAAQSVRGSKNYLGALYRRTAGRKGKKRAAIVVAHAMLRIAYYLLTRKEMYVDLGEDYFDKQRQVSIVRHSVRRLENLGYTVTISEAS from the coding sequence ATGGATGTAATCATTGAAAGAGCTTGTGGTTTGGATGTCCATAAGGACAATATCACAGCTTGTATTATGACTTCACAAGGAAAGGAGGTTCAAACATTTTCTACTAAAACAGTTTTTCTATTAAAGTTATTGGACTGGATTAAGGAGAATAATTGTACGCACGTAGCTATGGAAAGCACGAGTGTTTATTGGAAACCTATTGTTAACTTATTAGAGTCCGAAGGAATCGAGTTTTTAGTGGTCAATGCTCAACACATGAAGGCACTTCCAGGACGAAAAACGGATGTAAAGGATGCCGAATGGATAGCTCAACTTCTTCGCCATGGACTACTGAAAGCAAGTTTCATTCCCGATCGAAATCAAAGAGAACTGCGTGAACTAGTTCGCTATCGAAGAAGTATTATTGAAGAACGAGCCAGACAACATAATCGAATTCAAAAAGTTTTAGAAGGTGCCAATATCAAACTAGGTTCCGTTGTTTCTGATATTATGGGAGTCTCATCCAAGGATATGCTTCGAGCAATCGCAGATGGTGAAGACAACCCTGAAAAACTAGCAAACTTCGCTCGTCGTACAATGAAGCGGAAAAAAGAAGAACTAGAATTAGCTCTTCAGGGATATGTAAACCCACACCAACGTTTGATGTTGAAAACCATTTTAACTCACATTGATTTTCTAAGTGAGCAAATTGAAATTTTGGATCAAGAGATAGCTAAAAGAGTAAGCTCTTATCAAGAAGACATAGAACGACTCGATTCTATTCCTGGTATCGCCACAAGAATGGCTGAGCAGATCTTAGCTGAAATAGGAACGGATGTTGGAAACCAATTTCCGACTGCGGCACATCTATGTTCATGGGCTGCCTTAGTTCCTGGACATAATGAAAGTGCGGGTAAAAGAAAATCTAGTAAGTCTAAAAAAGGAAATAAATACTTAAGATCAGCATTAACAGAAGCAGCTCAATCAGTAAGAGGGTCAAAAAACTATCTTGGTGCACTGTATAGACGCACAGCTGGACGAAAAGGAAAGAAAAGGGCAGCAATTGTAGTCGCTCATGCGATGTTGCGAATCGCATATTACCTTCTAACCCGAAAAGAAATGTATGTTGACTTAGGCGAAGATTATTTTGATAAACAAAGACAAGTATCAATTGTACGCCATTCAGTTCGGAGATTAGAAAACTTAGGTTATACTGTGACAATTAGCGAAGCTTCCTAA
- a CDS encoding thermonuclease family protein, which yields MRKRTGAISIIAAATCIAFYSSPPQKEKSSPVEVTEQQVSEVPITLVNIVDGDTIKVKVNGKLETVRYLLVDTPESKNPRICVQLYAKEAYVRNSELVKSGKLTLELEQEHTRDTYGRLLAYVFVNGESIQGTLLKEGYARVAYIMNPPYKYLEHFRKEENLAKRNEINIWSRLNFVTHTGFNGCAY from the coding sequence ATGAGAAAACGAACGGGTGCTATCTCCATAATCGCAGCAGCCACCTGTATAGCATTTTATTCATCGCCACCACAGAAAGAAAAATCATCCCCAGTGGAGGTGACTGAACAGCAAGTAAGTGAGGTACCTATTACTTTAGTCAATATCGTGGATGGAGATACCATTAAAGTGAAGGTTAACGGAAAATTAGAAACGGTCCGCTATTTGTTGGTTGATACACCCGAATCAAAAAATCCAAGAATATGTGTCCAACTCTATGCAAAGGAAGCATATGTACGGAATAGCGAGCTAGTAAAAAGCGGTAAATTAACCTTGGAGTTGGAACAGGAACACACAAGAGATACCTACGGACGACTGTTAGCCTATGTATTTGTCAATGGAGAATCGATTCAAGGAACACTGCTAAAAGAAGGATACGCCCGAGTCGCTTATATCATGAATCCCCCCTATAAATACCTTGAACACTTTAGGAAGGAGGAAAATCTAGCAAAAAGGAACGAAATCAACATCTGGAGCAGGTTGAATTTTGTGACGCACACGGGATTTAATGGGTGTGCCTATTGA
- a CDS encoding barstar family protein encodes MSNKRESMVTIDISNVQTANELHLLLKEKLEFPDFYGENWDAFWDAITGLISMPNKLVFIGWSGFEKKLPSDAKIMKQCFIDYNEEFPTLKCDFFFNYHEN; translated from the coding sequence TTGAGTAATAAACGTGAATCAATGGTAACTATTGATATAAGTAATGTCCAAACTGCAAATGAATTACATTTGCTTCTTAAAGAAAAGCTTGAGTTCCCTGACTTCTATGGAGAAAATTGGGATGCGTTTTGGGATGCGATAACAGGACTTATTAGTATGCCTAATAAACTTGTGTTTATTGGATGGTCTGGTTTCGAAAAAAAGTTGCCTTCAGATGCAAAAATAATGAAGCAGTGCTTTATAGATTACAATGAAGAATTTCCTACTTTGAAATGTGATTTCTTTTTCAACTACCATGAAAATTAA
- a CDS encoding GtrA family protein yields the protein MLVSKELFLKFIKYSVVGCISILIYFLSVFVLVEVFGKNPIFGSAVAFIIMSYFSFLLNRKFTFGSDFSYNKLLRFLAVSAVGFTLNFFIMFIVVNGFSLHYSIGELVTTLVIPIINFLLNNYWTFK from the coding sequence ATGCTTGTAAGTAAAGAACTCTTTCTTAAATTTATAAAATACAGTGTTGTGGGCTGCATAAGCATACTCATTTATTTTCTGTCAGTATTTGTATTGGTAGAAGTTTTTGGCAAAAACCCCATTTTTGGATCAGCTGTTGCCTTTATCATTATGAGTTATTTTTCATTTCTACTAAACAGGAAGTTTACCTTTGGGAGCGACTTCTCTTACAATAAATTGTTACGTTTTCTCGCTGTTTCAGCTGTTGGTTTTACATTGAATTTTTTCATTATGTTCATAGTAGTAAATGGTTTTTCTCTTCATTATTCGATAGGAGAGTTGGTAACAACATTGGTAATTCCTATCATCAATTTTTTATTAAATAACTATTGGACATTTAAATAA
- a CDS encoding AAC(3) family N-acetyltransferase: MYRKKDLLNQLKELGIDENGTLLVHSSMKSIGQVEGGADTVLDALSEYMKNGLLVFPTHTWSYINAENPRFYVNDSPSCVGILTELFRNRPGVVRSWHPTHSVAALGKEAHEFIAGNEQFDTPCARESSWGKLLDQKAAILLIGVDLRRCTYIHGVEEWLEIPGRLTDDHEMLYTILPDKTEISIPQRRHYGHTSEKYGRVEDIFLTNQAMYKGQFGDATVRVCDTVKMTDLLNHLLKEKPDLFS, encoded by the coding sequence ATGTACAGGAAAAAAGATTTATTAAATCAGCTTAAAGAGTTGGGAATCGACGAAAATGGAACATTACTTGTTCATTCATCCATGAAAAGTATTGGGCAGGTAGAGGGTGGGGCGGATACTGTCCTTGATGCACTTTCAGAATATATGAAAAATGGTCTTTTGGTTTTTCCTACCCATACATGGTCGTATATTAATGCGGAGAATCCTCGATTTTATGTCAATGACTCACCATCTTGTGTCGGTATATTAACGGAACTGTTTCGAAACCGTCCGGGTGTTGTTCGCTCATGGCATCCAACGCATTCGGTAGCAGCCCTGGGAAAAGAAGCACATGAATTTATTGCGGGAAATGAACAATTCGACACACCTTGTGCACGGGAATCAAGTTGGGGGAAATTACTCGATCAGAAGGCAGCCATCTTGTTAATCGGAGTCGATTTACGAAGATGTACATATATTCATGGAGTCGAGGAATGGCTTGAAATACCAGGTCGATTGACCGATGATCACGAAATGCTTTATACAATATTACCGGATAAAACGGAAATTTCCATACCGCAAAGAAGACATTATGGTCATACCTCTGAAAAATACGGTCGAGTTGAAGATATTTTTCTAACTAATCAAGCTATGTACAAAGGGCAATTTGGCGATGCAACAGTAAGAGTATGTGACACAGTAAAAATGACAGACTTGCTAAATCATTTACTAAAGGAAAAACCAGATTTATTTTCTTGA
- a CDS encoding LysM peptidoglycan-binding domain-containing protein, translated as MKKFKRFMQVVLCTVLIGSVSYFGSGTAFAADQYITIKKGDTLYSISKKYNISVEDLKEYNQLKSNKIISGQTLIIPDFEQTKPLYVAVAGSFSKNSNADKRVAFLKKKEIEAIVIKKVINGKTYYRVQAGAFSSKSKAEKMIKKLKNNGIKDAFLLTEKPLHINGITVGSSYNQLVQKFGQPLKTENDKNTRSLYYEHDGAGVRVIINTGNGSIEQLQVFPEFLKTTSIPNEKDKILHAYGNPNEVNIVSCYESATCEQIIYRFNKNQLIVQIDRDGKTVQYLDLRKTK; from the coding sequence ATGAAAAAATTCAAACGTTTCATGCAAGTTGTTCTCTGTACAGTGTTGATCGGGTCGGTATCTTATTTCGGTAGTGGGACTGCATTTGCCGCGGATCAATATATAACCATAAAGAAAGGTGATACATTATATAGCATCTCGAAGAAATACAATATTTCCGTTGAAGATTTAAAGGAATACAACCAATTAAAAAGTAATAAAATCATTTCTGGTCAAACGTTAATCATTCCGGATTTTGAACAAACCAAACCATTGTATGTAGCAGTCGCTGGTTCGTTTAGCAAGAATAGTAATGCAGATAAGCGTGTCGCTTTTTTGAAAAAGAAAGAGATTGAAGCGATCGTCATTAAAAAAGTGATAAATGGTAAAACGTATTATCGCGTTCAGGCTGGTGCTTTTTCGAGTAAATCAAAAGCGGAGAAAATGATCAAGAAGTTAAAGAATAACGGGATAAAAGATGCTTTCTTATTAACTGAGAAGCCTCTCCATATTAATGGAATCACAGTAGGGTCTTCTTACAATCAGCTTGTTCAAAAATTCGGGCAACCCCTCAAAACTGAGAATGATAAAAATACAAGGTCACTATATTATGAACATGATGGTGCAGGAGTTCGTGTAATAATCAATACTGGCAATGGTTCCATTGAACAGCTGCAAGTGTTTCCAGAATTTCTGAAAACAACTTCCATCCCAAATGAGAAAGATAAAATCCTTCATGCTTACGGCAACCCGAATGAAGTTAACATCGTAAGTTGCTATGAAAGTGCCACTTGTGAACAAATCATTTATCGATTTAATAAAAACCAATTAATCGTTCAGATTGATCGCGATGGAAAGACCGTTCAGTATTTAGATTTACGAAAAACAAAATAA
- a CDS encoding biotin transporter BioY — MTNPQLKLRMMIVTALFAAIIGVMAQITIPLPLVPITGQTLAIGLAATILGSRYGTLSVILYLIIGSAGVPVFAEFSGGVSKLIGPTGGYLVGFLPATFLIGWFMEKTAFNFKNAVIANSIGMLVTLAFGTAWLKIAAELSWPAAFAGGFTPFIIVGLIKAALASWIGVLIRNRLTSARLLFSEKKDQTKSA; from the coding sequence ATGACAAATCCACAATTGAAATTAAGAATGATGATTGTGACAGCACTTTTTGCTGCAATCATTGGTGTAATGGCTCAAATTACAATTCCACTTCCGCTCGTTCCAATTACAGGACAAACCCTTGCCATTGGCTTAGCAGCAACAATCCTAGGTTCTCGTTATGGAACCTTATCGGTCATTTTATATTTAATTATTGGTTCTGCAGGAGTACCTGTATTCGCTGAATTTTCAGGTGGAGTTTCAAAGCTTATCGGACCCACTGGAGGTTATTTAGTTGGCTTCCTTCCAGCTACCTTCCTAATCGGATGGTTTATGGAAAAAACAGCCTTCAACTTCAAGAATGCTGTGATTGCTAATAGTATTGGAATGCTCGTTACTTTGGCATTCGGCACTGCTTGGCTAAAGATTGCTGCCGAGCTTTCTTGGCCAGCTGCTTTTGCAGGAGGATTTACTCCGTTTATCATTGTTGGATTAATCAAGGCTGCCCTTGCTTCGTGGATTGGTGTCTTAATTCGAAACCGATTAACTTCTGCTAGGCTATTGTTTTCAGAAAAAAAAGACCAAACAAAATCAGCCTAA
- a CDS encoding SDR family oxidoreductase, producing the protein MNILILGATGRVGSQIVTYALHDRHHVTVLVRTPEKIQISSENLTIIQGNVLNKNDIVCSMHGIDVVISALNTDGTTTLSESMPLIINAMENEGIQRIITIGTAGILQSRTTPTVLRYQSSESKRKSTRAAEEHHKVYDMLKQSTLEWTIVCPTYLPDGESIGEYRVERDFLPVGGDSIYVSDTAEFTYKQIESINYIKSRVGIAY; encoded by the coding sequence TTGAATATTTTAATTTTAGGTGCAACTGGACGAGTTGGAAGTCAAATAGTAACTTATGCCCTTCATGATAGACATCATGTTACTGTATTAGTTCGCACACCAGAGAAGATTCAAATAAGTAGTGAAAATTTAACCATTATTCAAGGGAATGTTTTAAATAAAAATGATATAGTATGTTCAATGCATGGGATTGATGTAGTTATTAGTGCACTAAATACTGATGGCACAACCACTCTATCAGAAAGTATGCCACTAATTATCAATGCAATGGAAAACGAAGGTATACAACGAATTATCACGATAGGAACTGCAGGGATCTTACAAAGTAGAACTACACCAACCGTACTCCGTTATCAGTCAAGTGAATCAAAACGTAAATCAACCCGTGCAGCAGAAGAACATCATAAAGTTTACGATATGCTTAAACAATCAACACTCGAATGGACTATTGTATGTCCTACATATTTACCGGATGGAGAAAGTATAGGTGAATATCGTGTGGAACGTGATTTTTTGCCGGTGGGTGGAGATAGTATATACGTATCGGATACAGCAGAATTTACATATAAGCAGATTGAAAGTATCAATTATATAAAATCACGTGTAGGTATCGCCTACTAA
- a CDS encoding DUF3231 family protein — translation MGIFRKAKTNTLTAAEVSALWLQYLGDSMAICVYKYFLTIVENEEIEPILEAALQLAESHVLKITEFLKDAEFQVPIGFTESDVNVNAPRLFSDQFLLFYSYIMTIHGISAYSLAITNLERQDLQNYFFECTTSSKELFQKIVELAKNQPKFSSVPSIPSPDMPQFMDSPGFIENLV, via the coding sequence TTGGGTATCTTTAGGAAAGCAAAAACCAACACATTAACCGCTGCTGAAGTATCCGCTCTATGGCTTCAGTATTTAGGAGATAGTATGGCAATATGTGTTTACAAATATTTTCTTACCATTGTTGAAAACGAAGAGATAGAACCCATTTTAGAAGCCGCGTTACAGTTAGCTGAGAGCCATGTTTTGAAAATCACTGAATTCTTAAAAGATGCTGAATTTCAAGTACCAATTGGATTTACAGAGAGTGACGTGAATGTTAATGCCCCACGTCTCTTTTCTGACCAATTTTTACTTTTTTACTCCTATATAATGACCATACATGGGATATCCGCCTATAGCTTAGCTATTACTAACTTGGAGCGACAAGACCTTCAAAATTATTTTTTTGAATGTACGACATCCTCTAAGGAATTGTTCCAAAAAATAGTGGAATTGGCTAAAAATCAGCCAAAATTCTCAAGTGTCCCATCCATTCCTTCACCAGATATGCCGCAGTTTATGGATTCACCAGGATTCATTGAAAATTTAGTTTGA
- a CDS encoding GGDEF domain-containing phosphodiesterase, whose amino-acid sequence MHGKLSLLKEDLLRLINHMDVAVWIINMQTNKAFFSEGFLKIFGRSPEEFYQDVGLWEKTIHPEDLAVVQKRKSEKQNGQVTIDEYRIITPNGDVRWVQDRGIPYKDSDKQNIYIGIIFDITERKLADEKIKYLAYHDDLTGLPNRKFFNEHLNTTIKNAKWNDTFTLLFIDLDRFKIVNDSLGHNIGDQLLNEVGQRIKSSVRSQDIVAHHAGDEFIILIENVSKDETDIIAERILSSLEAPFFITGNEIFISASIGISSYPVDGSNSETLIKNADTAMYDAKYYGKNNSKYYSLDIENANNRKMSIINGLHKALENKEFELYYQPKIITTSQSVYGVEALLRWTHPKLGPISPAEFIPLAEETGLIIPLGDWVMQEACKNFKDWELKGFAPQCVCINISPRQLRDPQLLNKIKNILEEYHVIPQHFEIEITESVAIDNFDDTISKLNQIRKTGVRVALDDFGTGYSSLNYLRQFPLDALKIDRTFIHEVMFNSQTAAIVKTIISIAHSLNLPVIAEGVETEEQFNFLYDLNCDFIQGFLISPPVPLNKIEEILKTNTSPK is encoded by the coding sequence ATGCATGGTAAGCTCTCATTACTAAAAGAGGATCTTCTCCGATTGATCAATCATATGGATGTGGCCGTGTGGATTATTAATATGCAGACGAACAAGGCATTTTTCTCTGAAGGTTTTTTGAAAATATTTGGCCGATCACCAGAGGAATTTTACCAAGATGTGGGTCTTTGGGAGAAGACCATACATCCGGAGGATTTAGCGGTTGTCCAAAAACGCAAATCAGAGAAACAAAATGGTCAAGTTACAATTGATGAGTATCGGATCATTACTCCAAATGGAGATGTACGTTGGGTGCAGGACCGCGGTATCCCTTACAAAGATAGTGATAAGCAAAATATCTATATTGGTATCATCTTTGACATTACGGAACGAAAATTGGCCGATGAAAAAATCAAATATTTGGCCTATCACGATGATTTGACTGGCTTACCCAATAGAAAGTTTTTCAATGAACATCTTAACACGACGATAAAGAATGCTAAATGGAATGATACTTTCACCCTTCTATTCATTGATTTAGACAGGTTTAAAATCGTAAATGATTCACTTGGCCACAATATAGGTGATCAATTACTCAATGAAGTTGGACAACGTATCAAAAGCAGCGTTCGTTCTCAAGACATCGTAGCCCACCATGCAGGGGATGAGTTTATTATTTTAATTGAAAATGTCTCAAAGGATGAGACTGACATCATAGCAGAACGAATTTTGTCTTCACTTGAGGCTCCCTTTTTTATAACGGGAAATGAAATTTTCATAAGTGCCAGTATCGGCATAAGCAGCTATCCAGTGGACGGCAGTAATTCTGAAACCTTAATAAAAAATGCGGATACGGCTATGTACGATGCAAAGTATTATGGAAAGAATAACTCCAAATACTATTCATTAGACATAGAAAATGCAAATAATCGTAAAATGTCGATTATCAATGGCCTACATAAAGCGCTTGAAAACAAAGAATTTGAGTTATATTACCAACCGAAAATCATCACTACCTCTCAATCCGTCTATGGAGTTGAAGCATTATTAAGATGGACTCATCCGAAACTTGGACCGATTTCACCAGCAGAGTTTATTCCACTAGCGGAAGAAACTGGATTGATTATCCCGTTAGGTGATTGGGTAATGCAGGAGGCTTGTAAGAATTTTAAAGATTGGGAATTAAAAGGGTTCGCCCCTCAATGTGTGTGTATTAATATCTCACCAAGACAACTCAGGGATCCACAACTATTGAACAAAATAAAGAACATTTTAGAAGAATATCATGTTATCCCTCAACACTTTGAAATAGAAATAACTGAAAGTGTGGCCATTGATAACTTCGATGACACGATCTCAAAACTGAATCAGATAAGGAAAACGGGGGTTAGAGTAGCGTTGGATGATTTCGGAACAGGCTACTCTTCGCTTAATTATTTAAGACAATTCCCTCTTGATGCTTTGAAGATCGACCGGACTTTTATCCATGAGGTTATGTTTAATTCGCAAACAGCCGCCATTGTAAAAACAATCATCTCGATTGCCCATAGTTTAAATCTGCCCGTCATTGCCGAAGGAGTAGAAACAGAAGAACAATTCAACTTCCTATATGATTTAAATTGCGACTTTATTCAAGGTTTTCTCATTAGTCCACCAGTACCCCTTAATAAAATAGAAGAAATTCTTAAAACAAATACAAGCCCTAAATAG
- a CDS encoding group-specific protein: MKFYIASSFKNIDSVRYVSKKLKEKGYIHTYDWTLNENVTTLEELKVIGQKEKNAVIESDFVVVLLPAGKGSHIELGIAIGNNKKIYLYSPNKEVDNLETTSTFYQLPEIEKCFGTIDELVDIIELKSKSLLN; this comes from the coding sequence ATGAAATTTTATATTGCATCAAGCTTTAAAAATATAGATAGCGTTAGGTATGTTAGTAAAAAATTAAAAGAAAAAGGGTATATTCATACTTATGATTGGACTTTAAATGAAAATGTTACAACATTGGAAGAACTAAAGGTGATAGGTCAAAAGGAGAAAAATGCTGTAATAGAATCTGATTTTGTTGTAGTTTTATTACCAGCAGGAAAAGGAAGCCATATTGAACTAGGTATTGCAATTGGGAATAACAAAAAAATTTATCTTTATTCACCGAACAAAGAAGTAGATAACCTTGAAACAACCAGTACATTTTATCAATTACCTGAAATTGAAAAGTGCTTTGGAACCATAGATGAGTTGGTAGATATTATAGAATTAAAATCAAAAAGTTTATTAAACTAA
- a CDS encoding BlaI/MecI/CopY family transcriptional regulator, whose translation MKEIPQISEAEYEVMKVIWNFEPISTPEVVEKLSNKSDWKPNTIHTMLARLVKKKALHAKKDGRVFVYTSLVEKHQYVEQKSKSFLQQFFGGTLNSMILNFIENDKLSNEDISELKKILSMRDKKGEK comes from the coding sequence ATGAAGGAGATTCCACAAATCTCAGAAGCGGAGTATGAAGTGATGAAGGTTATATGGAACTTTGAGCCGATTTCGACTCCTGAGGTAGTAGAGAAATTATCGAATAAGAGTGATTGGAAGCCAAATACCATTCACACCATGCTTGCACGCCTAGTTAAGAAAAAGGCTTTGCATGCAAAAAAAGATGGCCGGGTGTTTGTTTATACTTCACTGGTTGAAAAGCACCAATATGTTGAGCAAAAAAGTAAATCCTTTCTGCAGCAGTTTTTCGGTGGCACGTTAAATTCAATGATATTAAATTTTATCGAAAATGATAAGTTATCGAATGAAGATATTTCGGAATTAAAGAAAATATTATCCATGAGAGACAAGAAAGGGGAAAAATAA
- a CDS encoding BlaR1 family beta-lactam sensor/signal transducer → MDTMLVRIFVSTIVVSLLIFIILLIKKLLNNHMTLKAHYHIWYFLGIPILATILPWNNFYFLEGTHYFKSLLFFHLDATSTSVGINGVDAFQAPNSDLLHDFTVSVNKSTPDFVYHLFFTVWVIGVVFFVVAAVYSNYQIYQMKKSAEAVHNQKLYELLIVCKELVGVKSNVRLRETSLITSPITVGIFQPYIFLPSKTLEAFSLNELKYVFLHELHHHKSKDLFVNYIMWMFNIIYWFNPVVWYAIKRIRIDRELACDASVLNLLDESRYIDYGHTIIRFADKKYDRTLEQFAPGIGGTKKQIKQRIQCIANFSRDSLLLKWKSKVICAVLGIVVLFLAPITTVTAGLDDVYQFSGKNAVYEDLSSYFKGYKGSFVLYDPSKNQYQIYNREMSEQRISPNSTYKIYSALFALESNVISTNNNNQFWDGKIYPYKEWNQNQNLATALGRSVNWYFQNTDREVGRKQLQDYFHKIKYGNEDISGNLDSYWMESSLKISPIEQVQLLFQLEENHWGFKAENIKAVNKAILIDVQKNGHLYGKTGTGMINGKNVNGWFIGFVDKGENRYYFAINIQNKDGQAQGSKAAEIAKQILQHKKIY, encoded by the coding sequence ATGGATACCATGCTGGTGCGGATTTTTGTTAGTACAATCGTGGTATCCCTCCTTATTTTCATCATTCTATTAATCAAAAAGCTATTAAACAATCATATGACGTTGAAAGCACATTATCATATATGGTATTTTCTTGGCATTCCAATCCTTGCTACCATTTTACCTTGGAATAATTTTTACTTTTTAGAAGGAACTCATTATTTTAAAAGCTTACTTTTTTTTCATTTAGACGCAACTTCGACAAGCGTAGGGATTAATGGAGTGGATGCCTTTCAGGCGCCAAACAGCGATCTATTACATGATTTCACGGTATCGGTAAACAAGTCAACGCCAGATTTCGTCTACCATTTATTTTTTACGGTTTGGGTCATTGGAGTGGTTTTTTTTGTGGTGGCTGCTGTTTATTCAAACTATCAAATCTATCAAATGAAAAAGTCAGCTGAGGCTGTTCATAACCAAAAGTTATATGAACTATTAATAGTGTGCAAAGAGTTGGTTGGGGTGAAAAGCAACGTTAGGCTGCGGGAGACCTCTCTAATTACCTCGCCTATCACGGTAGGGATTTTTCAACCCTATATTTTTTTACCAAGCAAAACGCTAGAAGCATTTTCGTTAAATGAATTAAAGTACGTGTTTTTGCACGAGCTGCATCACCATAAAAGCAAAGATCTGTTCGTGAATTACATTATGTGGATGTTTAATATCATTTATTGGTTTAACCCGGTCGTATGGTATGCCATAAAAAGGATTCGAATCGATCGGGAATTGGCCTGTGATGCTTCCGTTTTAAATCTCTTGGATGAGAGTAGATATATCGACTATGGGCATACCATCATTCGGTTTGCGGATAAAAAATATGATCGTACTCTTGAACAGTTTGCTCCAGGTATAGGAGGGACAAAAAAACAAATCAAACAAAGAATCCAGTGCATAGCAAACTTCTCTAGAGATTCTCTGTTATTGAAATGGAAAAGCAAGGTCATCTGCGCAGTTTTAGGAATTGTTGTGCTATTCCTTGCTCCAATCACCACCGTTACTGCGGGCCTAGATGATGTGTATCAGTTTAGCGGGAAGAATGCTGTCTATGAAGATCTAAGCTCCTATTTTAAGGGCTACAAGGGCAGCTTTGTTTTATATGATCCCTCAAAAAATCAATATCAAATTTATAATCGAGAGATGAGTGAACAAAGAATTTCGCCTAATAGCACCTATAAAATATATTCTGCCTTATTTGCATTGGAATCTAATGTGATTTCCACGAATAACAATAATCAGTTTTGGGATGGGAAAATTTATCCCTATAAAGAATGGAACCAAAATCAAAATTTAGCGACTGCCTTGGGCCGTTCCGTGAATTGGTATTTCCAGAATACCGATCGTGAGGTAGGAAGAAAGCAGCTGCAAGATTATTTTCACAAGATAAAATACGGGAATGAGGATATTTCAGGGAATTTGGATAGTTACTGGATGGAATCTTCATTAAAGATTTCGCCCATTGAACAAGTCCAATTATTATTCCAATTAGAAGAAAATCATTGGGGTTTTAAAGCGGAAAATATCAAAGCGGTAAATAAGGCAATTTTAATAGATGTACAAAAAAATGGACATTTGTATGGTAAAACGGGAACCGGCATGATCAATGGAAAGAATGTAAATGGTTGGTTTATTGGCTTTGTCGATAAAGGTGAGAATCGTTACTATTTTGCCATTAATATTCAAAATAAGGATGGGCAGGCACAAGGAAGCAAGGCAGCGGAGATTGCCAAGCAGATTCTGCAACATAAAAAGATATATTAA